One window of the Conexibacter sp. SYSU D00693 genome contains the following:
- the ettA gene encoding energy-dependent translational throttle protein EttA codes for MAHQYVFQMHRLTKTHPPDKTVLRDVTLSFLPGAKIGVLGYNGAGKSTLLRIMAGLDTEFDGEANLAPGATVGLLEQEPQLDESKDVRGNVMDGVAETKALLDRFNELAANYSDETADEFAELQSKIDAVDGWNLDTTIDYAMDALRCPPGDADVAKLSGGERRRVALARLLLSQPDLLLLDEPTNHLDAESVSWLERHLAESRSTVVAVTHDRYFLDNVATWILELDRGRGIPYEGNYSNWLVQKQERLRQQERADVAREKVIAAELDWVRQNPKGRQAKQKARLRNYEDLVNQEKQVRLDDVQIHIPNATHLGGVVVEAEGIRKGFGDRLLIEDLSFSLPRGGIVGVIGPNGAGKTTLFRMITGQEQPDAGTLKVGETVQMSYVDQSRDDLDPEHTVWEAIAEGYEQIQVGDQWMNSRAYVSGFNFKKTDQQKKVAKLSGGERNRVHLARTLRRGGNLLLLDEPTNDLDVETLRALEEALLTYSGCAVVISHDRWFLDRIATHVLAFEGNSQAVWFEGNFQAYEAWRRERLGDEADRPHRITYKKLTRA; via the coding sequence ATGGCGCACCAGTACGTCTTCCAGATGCACCGGCTGACCAAGACGCACCCGCCGGACAAGACGGTGCTGCGCGACGTCACGCTGTCCTTCCTGCCGGGCGCCAAGATCGGCGTCCTGGGCTACAACGGCGCCGGCAAGTCGACGCTGCTGCGCATCATGGCGGGGCTCGACACGGAGTTCGACGGCGAGGCGAACCTCGCCCCCGGCGCCACCGTCGGCCTGCTCGAGCAGGAGCCCCAGCTCGACGAGTCCAAGGACGTGCGCGGCAACGTCATGGACGGCGTCGCCGAGACCAAGGCGCTGCTGGACCGCTTCAACGAGCTGGCCGCGAACTACTCCGACGAGACGGCCGACGAGTTCGCCGAGCTGCAGTCGAAGATCGACGCGGTCGACGGCTGGAACCTCGACACGACGATCGACTACGCGATGGACGCGCTGCGCTGCCCGCCCGGCGACGCCGACGTCGCCAAGCTCTCCGGTGGCGAGCGCCGCCGCGTCGCGCTGGCGCGCCTGCTGCTCAGCCAGCCCGACCTCCTGCTGCTCGACGAGCCCACCAACCACCTCGACGCCGAGTCCGTCTCGTGGCTGGAGCGCCACCTCGCCGAGTCGCGCTCGACCGTCGTCGCGGTGACCCACGACCGCTACTTCCTGGACAACGTCGCGACGTGGATCCTCGAGCTCGACCGTGGCCGCGGCATCCCCTACGAGGGCAACTACTCCAACTGGCTCGTGCAGAAGCAGGAGCGCCTGCGCCAGCAGGAGCGCGCCGACGTCGCCCGCGAGAAGGTCATCGCCGCCGAGCTCGACTGGGTGCGCCAGAACCCCAAGGGCCGCCAGGCCAAGCAGAAGGCGCGCCTGCGCAACTACGAGGACCTCGTCAACCAGGAGAAGCAGGTCCGCCTGGACGACGTCCAGATCCACATCCCGAACGCGACGCACCTCGGCGGCGTGGTGGTCGAGGCCGAGGGCATCCGCAAGGGCTTCGGCGACCGCCTGCTCATCGAGGACCTCTCCTTCTCGCTGCCGCGCGGCGGCATCGTCGGGGTCATCGGCCCCAACGGCGCCGGCAAGACGACGCTCTTCCGGATGATCACCGGCCAGGAGCAGCCCGACGCGGGCACGCTCAAGGTCGGCGAGACCGTGCAGATGTCCTACGTCGACCAGTCGCGCGACGACCTCGACCCGGAGCACACGGTCTGGGAGGCGATCGCGGAGGGCTACGAGCAGATCCAGGTCGGCGACCAGTGGATGAACTCGCGCGCCTACGTCTCGGGCTTCAACTTCAAGAAGACCGACCAGCAGAAGAAGGTCGCCAAGCTCTCCGGCGGCGAGCGCAACCGCGTCCACCTCGCGCGCACGCTGCGCCGCGGCGGCAACCTCCTGCTGCTCGACGAGCCGACCAACGACCTCGACGTCGAGACGCTGCGCGCGCTCGAGGAGGCGCTGCTGACCTACTCGGGCTGCGCCGTGGTGATCTCCCACGACCGCTGGTTCCTGGACCGCATCGCGACCCACGTCCTGGCGTTCGAAGGCAACTCGCAGGCCGTCTGGTTCGAAGGGAACTTCCAGGCCTACGAGGCCTGGAGGCGCGAGCGGCTGGGCGATGAGGCCGACCGCCCGCACCGCATCACCTACAAGAAGCTCACGCGCGCTTAG
- a CDS encoding fatty acid desaturase codes for MRDDCQPVEHETRDRIITGGVTVVPIIGLGLVGWQMWGWGLHWSDLLVLALLYIPTGLGITVGFHRLFTHRAFATGPRTRAVFGVLGSAAIEGPVISWVADHRKHHAFSDQEGDPHSPHVGHGGGLRGALRGLWHAHVGWLFLHDQRGLHTRYAPDLLADPVMRWVDRTFLWWAVGGLVLPFFLGWAIGGSLVTGLTGMLWGGLVRVLLLHHVTYSINSLCHFFGRRRFSTEDESRNLLWLALPSLGESWHNNHHAFPTSAAHGLRPWEVDLSALTIRAMEATGLAWDVRRVSRERQDEHGGEPRQAVAT; via the coding sequence ATGCGCGACGACTGCCAGCCGGTCGAGCACGAGACCCGCGACCGGATCATCACCGGCGGGGTCACGGTCGTCCCCATCATCGGCCTAGGCCTCGTGGGCTGGCAGATGTGGGGCTGGGGCCTGCACTGGAGCGACCTCCTCGTGCTCGCGCTCCTCTACATCCCGACGGGCTTGGGCATCACGGTCGGCTTCCACCGGCTGTTCACCCACCGCGCGTTCGCGACGGGGCCGCGCACCCGCGCGGTCTTCGGCGTCCTGGGCTCGGCCGCGATCGAGGGGCCGGTCATCTCGTGGGTGGCCGACCACCGCAAGCACCACGCGTTCTCCGACCAGGAGGGCGACCCGCACAGCCCGCACGTCGGCCACGGCGGCGGCCTGCGCGGCGCGCTGCGCGGCCTGTGGCACGCGCACGTCGGCTGGCTGTTCCTCCACGACCAGCGCGGCCTGCACACCCGCTACGCCCCCGACCTGCTCGCCGACCCCGTCATGCGCTGGGTCGACCGCACCTTCCTGTGGTGGGCCGTCGGCGGGCTCGTGCTGCCGTTCTTCCTCGGCTGGGCGATCGGCGGGTCGCTGGTCACGGGCCTCACCGGCATGCTCTGGGGCGGCCTGGTGCGCGTCCTGCTCCTGCACCACGTCACGTACTCGATCAACTCGCTCTGCCACTTCTTCGGCCGGCGCCGGTTCTCGACCGAGGACGAGTCGCGCAACCTGCTGTGGCTCGCGCTGCCGTCGCTGGGCGAGTCGTGGCACAACAACCACCACGCCTTCCCGACCTCCGCGGCGCACGGGCTGCGCCCCTGGGAGGTCGACCTCTCCGCGCTCACCATCCGCGCCATGGAGGCCACCGGCCTGGCCTGGGACGTCAGGCGCGTGAGCCGCGAGCGCCAGGACGAGCACGGCGGCGAGCCCCGCCAGGCCGTCGCCACCTAG
- a CDS encoding haloacid dehalogenase-like hydrolase, protein MLALFDIDGTLLIKAADAHRDAIHAALRRVHGIAIPRVRVETAGRTDGAICRLILEAAGVEPEAIDARWPEVAQAACEEFAARVPGDLSHTVSDGMHDVLEALAARDDVTLALLTGNLEPIARVKLDRAGVGGFFADGQGAFGSDHELRERLPEVARRRAGTDDDPFPRARTVVIGDTPRDIACARADGVRCVAIATGPFGADALDAADVVVDAPNGLLRALDGLRTR, encoded by the coding sequence GTGCTCGCGCTCTTCGACATCGACGGGACGCTGCTCATCAAGGCGGCCGACGCGCACCGCGACGCGATCCACGCCGCCCTGCGCCGCGTGCACGGCATCGCCATCCCGCGGGTGCGCGTCGAGACCGCCGGCCGCACCGACGGCGCGATCTGCCGCCTCATCCTCGAGGCGGCCGGCGTCGAGCCCGAGGCGATCGACGCGCGGTGGCCCGAGGTGGCGCAGGCCGCCTGCGAGGAGTTCGCCGCGCGGGTGCCCGGCGACCTCTCGCACACCGTCAGCGACGGGATGCACGACGTGCTCGAGGCGCTCGCCGCGCGAGACGACGTCACGCTCGCGCTGCTCACGGGCAACCTCGAGCCGATCGCCCGGGTCAAGCTCGACCGGGCGGGCGTCGGCGGGTTCTTCGCCGACGGCCAGGGCGCCTTCGGCTCCGACCACGAGCTGCGCGAGCGGCTGCCCGAGGTGGCTCGCCGGCGGGCCGGCACCGACGACGACCCCTTCCCGCGGGCACGGACGGTCGTCATCGGCGACACGCCGCGCGACATCGCCTGTGCGCGGGCCGACGGCGTCCGCTGCGTCGCGATCGCCACGGGACCGTTCGGCGCAGATGCCCTTGATGCGGCAGACGTCGTGGTTGATGCGCCGAACGGCCTCTTGCGTGCGCTGGACGGTCTGCGGACCCGCTGA
- a CDS encoding methyl-accepting chemotaxis protein, producing MKLLAGFGLVLALMVVSLLVSISKSDSLGQQAIAIGRDVVPAVQVIKEVDKDLTNLRAHQLEHIASTTPAQRAEMAKEMAADRQEVLDGIAEYEKDFVNGDEDRRLAEETRASFEAYFTASMRFAAFSDRGDDTRAKQAIVAAQDAWDAIDDSLDPWLEHKNKLATQALEQAESDTSSAKTIGFTLLLIALAAGLAVALLLSRSIASGVREILDRLGSLAGRDTVELRDALDHVAQGDLTVECTPTTTRIERWSNDEIGDVAQAVNGIRDNTVASVEAYNTTRGVLAGIVGRISSSAGSVAASSQQMASTSEQTGQAVGEIATAVGEVALGAQRQVEGIEETRRLTEEVARATTSSAQDATETAQAADDARRVAGEGETAVAEATEAMAAVRQASAQATEAIRELGAKSEQIGSIVDTITGISEQTNLLALNAAIEAARAGEQGRGFAVVAEEVRKLAEESSKAAGTIAQLIQDIQRETSRAVDVVEEGGRRTEGGAATVEQARESFAAIGASVEDVTARVTRIAAAVEQVAASATSISERISDVAAVAEESSASTEQVSASTQQTSASAQQISASAQDLAQTATELEQLVAQFRVSA from the coding sequence GTGAAGCTCCTGGCCGGGTTCGGCCTCGTCCTCGCCCTGATGGTCGTCTCGCTGCTCGTCTCGATCTCCAAGAGCGACAGCCTCGGGCAGCAGGCCATCGCCATCGGCCGCGACGTCGTGCCGGCGGTCCAGGTCATCAAGGAGGTCGACAAGGACCTCACGAACCTCCGCGCCCACCAGCTCGAGCACATCGCCTCGACCACGCCGGCCCAGCGCGCCGAGATGGCCAAGGAGATGGCGGCCGACCGCCAGGAGGTGCTCGACGGCATCGCGGAGTACGAGAAGGACTTCGTCAACGGCGACGAGGACCGGCGGCTGGCCGAGGAGACGCGCGCGTCCTTCGAGGCGTACTTCACCGCCTCGATGCGGTTCGCGGCCTTCAGCGACCGCGGCGACGACACCCGCGCCAAGCAGGCGATCGTCGCCGCCCAGGACGCGTGGGACGCCATCGACGACTCGCTGGACCCGTGGCTCGAGCACAAGAACAAGCTGGCCACGCAGGCCCTCGAGCAGGCCGAGAGCGACACGTCGTCGGCCAAGACCATCGGCTTCACCCTCCTGCTCATCGCGCTGGCCGCCGGCCTCGCCGTCGCGCTGCTGCTCTCGCGCTCCATCGCCAGCGGCGTGCGCGAGATCCTCGACCGCCTCGGCTCGCTGGCCGGCCGCGACACCGTCGAGCTGCGCGACGCCCTCGACCACGTCGCCCAGGGCGACCTCACCGTCGAGTGCACCCCGACGACCACGCGCATCGAGCGCTGGTCCAACGACGAGATCGGCGACGTCGCCCAGGCCGTCAACGGCATCCGCGACAACACCGTCGCCTCCGTCGAGGCCTACAACACGACGCGCGGCGTGCTCGCCGGGATCGTCGGGCGCATCTCGTCGTCCGCCGGCTCCGTCGCCGCATCGTCGCAGCAGATGGCCTCGACCTCCGAGCAGACCGGCCAGGCCGTCGGCGAGATCGCCACCGCCGTCGGCGAGGTCGCGCTCGGCGCCCAGCGCCAGGTCGAGGGCATCGAGGAGACCCGCCGCCTCACCGAGGAGGTGGCCCGCGCCACGACGTCGTCGGCCCAGGACGCCACGGAGACCGCGCAGGCCGCCGACGACGCCCGCCGCGTCGCCGGAGAGGGCGAGACCGCCGTGGCCGAGGCGACCGAGGCGATGGCCGCGGTGCGCCAGGCCAGCGCGCAGGCGACCGAGGCCATCCGCGAGCTCGGGGCCAAGTCCGAGCAGATCGGGTCGATCGTCGACACGATCACCGGCATCTCCGAGCAGACGAACCTCCTGGCGCTCAACGCGGCGATCGAGGCCGCGCGCGCCGGCGAGCAGGGCCGCGGCTTCGCGGTCGTCGCCGAGGAGGTCCGCAAGCTGGCCGAGGAGTCCTCGAAGGCCGCGGGCACCATCGCGCAGCTCATCCAGGACATCCAGCGCGAGACCTCGCGCGCCGTGGACGTCGTCGAGGAGGGCGGCCGGCGCACGGAGGGCGGTGCGGCCACCGTCGAGCAGGCCCGCGAGTCGTTCGCCGCGATCGGCGCGTCCGTCGAGGACGTCACCGCCCGCGTGACGCGCATCGCCGCCGCCGTCGAGCAGGTCGCCGCCTCGGCCACCTCGATCTCCGAGCGCATCAGCGACGTCGCCGCGGTGGCCGAGGAGTCGTCGGCCTCGACCGAGCAGGTCAGCGCCTCGACCCAGCAGACCTCCGCCTCGGCCCAGCAGATCTCGGCCAGCGCGCAGGACCTCGCGCAGACGGCGACCGAGCTCGAGCAGCTCGTCGCGCAGTTCCGCGTCAGCGCCTAG
- a CDS encoding methyl-accepting chemotaxis protein, with product MLPSRLTLRTKLLGGFGVVVACQVLTTVLALSDAGAAVELAVAAVGVVAGSVIAVALVRSMSRSLEDVLDRLGMLRDNCTTDLRAALGHMAEGDLTHTVTPVTPHITRITRDELGDVARAVNEIRDNTVGSVEAYNTTVAALAGMVGQISSTASSVAASSQQMASTSDQTGSAVGEIASAVGELALGAQRQVEGIEHVRELTAEVASATTASAGEAAATAQAADDARRVAGQGEAAVTEATAAMTAVREASAEATEAIRRLGTTSTQIGSIVDTITGIAEQTNLLALNAAIEAARAGEQGRGFAVVAEEVRKLAEESSSAARSISSLITDIQRETARAVEVVEEGGRRTAGGAATVEEAREAFGAIGQSVEDVTARVGRIAAAVEQVAASASSIAQAVTDAAAISEESSASTEQVSATTQQTSASVQEIAAGAQQLAATAGELDGLVARFRLVAA from the coding sequence ATGCTCCCGTCTCGCCTCACCCTGCGGACCAAGCTCCTCGGCGGCTTCGGCGTCGTCGTCGCCTGCCAGGTCCTCACCACCGTGCTCGCCCTCAGCGACGCCGGCGCGGCCGTCGAGCTGGCCGTCGCGGCCGTCGGCGTCGTGGCGGGGTCGGTCATCGCGGTCGCGCTCGTGCGCTCCATGAGCCGCTCGCTCGAGGACGTCCTCGACCGCCTCGGGATGCTGCGCGACAACTGCACCACGGACCTGCGCGCCGCCCTGGGCCACATGGCTGAGGGCGACCTGACGCACACCGTCACGCCGGTGACGCCGCACATCACGCGCATCACCCGCGACGAGCTCGGCGACGTCGCCCGCGCGGTCAACGAGATCCGCGACAACACCGTCGGCTCGGTCGAGGCCTACAACACGACCGTCGCCGCCCTCGCCGGCATGGTCGGGCAGATCTCCTCCACGGCGAGCAGCGTCGCCGCGTCCTCGCAGCAGATGGCGTCCACGTCGGACCAGACCGGGTCGGCCGTGGGCGAGATCGCCTCGGCCGTCGGTGAGCTCGCGCTCGGTGCCCAGCGCCAGGTCGAGGGCATCGAGCACGTGCGCGAGCTCACGGCCGAGGTCGCCAGCGCGACCACGGCGTCGGCCGGTGAGGCGGCGGCGACGGCGCAGGCCGCCGACGACGCGCGCCGGGTCGCAGGCCAGGGCGAGGCGGCGGTCACCGAGGCCACCGCCGCGATGACGGCCGTCCGCGAGGCCAGCGCCGAGGCGACCGAGGCCATCCGCCGGCTCGGCACGACGAGCACCCAGATCGGGTCGATCGTCGACACGATCACGGGCATCGCCGAGCAGACGAACCTCCTGGCGCTCAACGCCGCCATCGAGGCTGCCCGGGCCGGGGAGCAGGGCCGCGGCTTCGCCGTGGTCGCCGAGGAGGTCCGCAAGCTCGCCGAGGAGTCCTCGAGCGCGGCGCGCTCCATCTCGTCGCTCATCACCGACATCCAGCGCGAGACCGCCCGCGCCGTCGAGGTCGTCGAGGAGGGCGGCCGGCGCACCGCCGGCGGCGCCGCGACCGTCGAGGAGGCGCGCGAGGCCTTCGGCGCCATCGGCCAGTCCGTCGAGGACGTGACCGCGCGCGTCGGGCGCATCGCCGCGGCGGTCGAGCAGGTCGCCGCCTCCGCCTCGTCGATCGCCCAGGCCGTGACCGACGCGGCCGCCATCTCCGAGGAGTCCTCGGCGTCGACCGAGCAGGTCAGCGCGACCACGCAGCAGACGTCGGCCTCCGTGCAGGAGATCGCCGCCGGCGCCCAGCAGCTCGCCGCGACGGCGGGCGAGCTGGACGGCCTCGTGGCGCGCTTCCGGCTCGTGGCGGCCTAG
- a CDS encoding TIM barrel protein codes for MVPVLAADRRPVAQHHPLGASTGWLDAPRGAWDRLADQALDTSVFAVELAALAEPELPGLLAWLRAAPALPFRYLSVHAPSKERTLDDARLVDALLELLPRVDAIVVHPDTIQEVVPWRALGGTLVLENMDARKGDGRTADELAPYFAALPAAGLCLDVAHVASIDPSMREGDRILDRFGARLRHLHVSSLDDDCHHQALTADDERRFTPLLARSRDVPWILEAPLL; via the coding sequence GTGGTCCCCGTCCTCGCCGCCGACCGCCGTCCCGTCGCCCAGCACCATCCGCTGGGGGCGTCGACGGGCTGGCTGGACGCGCCCCGCGGGGCGTGGGACCGGCTCGCCGACCAGGCGCTGGACACGTCGGTCTTCGCGGTCGAGCTCGCCGCGCTGGCCGAGCCCGAGCTGCCGGGCCTGCTGGCGTGGCTGCGCGCCGCGCCGGCGCTGCCGTTCCGCTACCTGTCGGTCCACGCGCCGAGCAAGGAGCGCACGCTGGACGACGCCCGGCTCGTCGACGCGCTGCTCGAGCTGCTGCCCCGCGTCGACGCGATCGTCGTGCACCCCGACACGATCCAGGAGGTCGTGCCGTGGAGGGCGCTGGGCGGGACGCTCGTGCTCGAGAACATGGACGCGCGCAAGGGCGACGGGCGCACGGCCGACGAGCTGGCGCCGTACTTCGCCGCGCTGCCCGCGGCGGGGCTGTGCCTCGACGTCGCGCACGTCGCGTCGATCGACCCCTCCATGCGGGAGGGCGACCGCATCCTCGACCGCTTCGGCGCCCGGCTGCGCCACCTGCACGTCTCGTCGCTGGACGACGACTGCCACCACCAGGCCCTCACCGCCGACGACGAGCGGCGCTTCACGCCGCTGCTCGCGCGCAGCCGCGACGTGCCGTGGATCCTCGAGGCGCCGCTCCTCTAG
- a CDS encoding M42 family metallopeptidase, whose product MPLPDALRDLLTATGPSGYETAPSAAFRKHAEALGAEVTVDAMGNTFARLKGTKEDAPTLAVVGHADEIGLVVTHIDDDGFLWFTGVGGWDPQILVGQRVAVTTRDGVVPGVLGRKPIHLLDEDERKRVPKLKDLHIDIGAKDGDEAKGRVRIGDTAVVAAEPLELPNDRVVSRAMDNRLGCFVALEVARLVHERGGSPGDVLAVAAVQEEIGCFGAGAAAYGQEPDVAIVVDVTHETGAPGIDVKQEGKHGFGSGPVLERGSILNPHVFERLHDAAEAEGVTFTVAASGGRTWTDADAIHLVRQGIPTGLVGLPLRYMHSPVEMVDLGDVAGAAKAIAALAMTLEPGTSFAR is encoded by the coding sequence ATGCCGCTGCCCGACGCCCTGCGCGACCTGCTCACCGCGACCGGCCCCTCGGGCTACGAGACCGCCCCGTCAGCCGCGTTCCGCAAGCACGCGGAGGCCCTGGGCGCCGAGGTCACCGTCGACGCGATGGGCAACACCTTCGCGCGGCTCAAGGGCACCAAGGAGGACGCGCCCACCCTCGCGGTCGTCGGCCACGCCGACGAGATCGGCCTCGTCGTCACCCACATCGACGACGACGGCTTCCTGTGGTTCACCGGCGTCGGCGGGTGGGACCCGCAGATCCTCGTCGGCCAGCGCGTCGCGGTCACCACGCGCGACGGCGTGGTGCCGGGCGTCCTGGGGCGCAAGCCGATCCACCTCCTCGACGAGGACGAGCGCAAGCGCGTCCCCAAGCTCAAGGACCTCCACATCGACATCGGGGCGAAGGACGGCGACGAGGCGAAGGGCCGGGTGCGCATCGGCGACACCGCCGTCGTGGCCGCCGAGCCGCTCGAGCTGCCCAACGACCGGGTCGTGTCGCGCGCGATGGACAACCGGCTGGGCTGCTTCGTGGCCCTCGAGGTCGCGCGGCTCGTGCACGAGCGCGGCGGCTCGCCCGGCGACGTGCTCGCGGTCGCCGCCGTGCAGGAGGAGATCGGCTGCTTCGGCGCCGGCGCGGCCGCCTACGGCCAGGAGCCCGACGTCGCCATCGTCGTCGACGTCACCCACGAGACCGGCGCGCCGGGCATCGACGTCAAGCAGGAGGGCAAGCACGGCTTCGGCTCGGGCCCGGTCCTCGAGCGTGGCTCGATCCTCAACCCGCACGTCTTCGAGCGCCTGCACGACGCGGCCGAGGCCGAGGGCGTGACGTTCACCGTCGCCGCCTCGGGCGGGCGCACGTGGACCGACGCCGACGCCATCCACCTCGTGCGCCAGGGCATCCCGACGGGCCTCGTGGGCCTGCCGCTGCGCTACATGCACTCGCCGGTGGAGATGGTCGACCTCGGCGACGTCGCGGGCGCGGCGAAGGCCATCGCCGCGCTGGCGATGACGCTCGAGCCGGGGACCTCCTTCGCCCGCTAG
- a CDS encoding ABC transporter ATP-binding protein, which produces MPAAAITLEGVVKAFGAVRAVDGLDLEVPEGTCVGLLGPNGAGKSTTMRLLTAQALADEGRIEVLGRTLPEGSKDARAEMGVVPQLDNLDTTLTVEQNLVVFAHLYRVGRADRPAAVERALEIANLVGRRDARVDELSGGMRRRLLIARALVHRPRLVLLDEPTVGLDPQVRQELWALIDRLRSEGTSILMSTHYIEEAARLADTVVIMAAGRAVARGRPADLVVEHAGREAVEVYGPPARLAEAEASARAAGFATRRTGTSVSVLRVEDADGRAPEGERRPTNLEDVFVLLTGEEVE; this is translated from the coding sequence GTGCCCGCCGCCGCCATCACCTTGGAGGGCGTCGTCAAGGCCTTCGGCGCGGTGCGCGCCGTCGACGGCCTGGACCTCGAGGTCCCCGAGGGCACGTGCGTCGGCCTGCTCGGGCCCAACGGCGCCGGCAAGTCGACCACGATGCGCCTGCTCACGGCGCAGGCGCTGGCCGACGAGGGCCGCATCGAGGTGCTCGGGCGCACGCTGCCGGAGGGCTCGAAGGACGCCCGCGCGGAGATGGGCGTCGTCCCGCAGCTCGACAACCTCGACACGACGCTCACCGTCGAGCAGAACCTCGTCGTCTTCGCCCACCTCTACCGCGTCGGTCGCGCCGACCGTCCCGCCGCGGTCGAGCGGGCGCTCGAGATCGCCAACCTCGTCGGCCGGCGCGACGCGCGCGTGGACGAGCTCAGCGGCGGCATGCGGCGGCGGCTGCTCATCGCGCGGGCGCTCGTGCACCGCCCGCGGCTCGTCCTGCTCGACGAGCCGACGGTCGGGCTGGACCCGCAGGTGCGCCAGGAGCTGTGGGCGCTCATCGACCGGCTGCGCAGCGAGGGCACGTCGATCCTGATGAGCACGCACTACATCGAGGAGGCCGCGCGCCTCGCCGACACCGTCGTGATCATGGCCGCGGGCCGCGCCGTGGCGCGCGGACGGCCGGCCGACCTCGTCGTCGAGCACGCGGGCCGCGAGGCGGTGGAGGTCTACGGGCCGCCCGCGCGGCTCGCCGAGGCCGAGGCCTCCGCCCGGGCGGCGGGCTTCGCGACGCGGCGGACGGGGACGAGCGTCTCGGTCCTGCGGGTGGAGGACGCCGACGGCCGCGCGCCGGAGGGCGAGCGCCGTCCCACGAACCTCGAGGACGTCTTCGTGCTGCTGACGGGGGAGGAGGTCGAGTGA
- a CDS encoding ABC transporter permease, with protein sequence MRGRLQRAALTGVLVREVMNFSSYWRATTFSSTVEPTVYLLAFGFGFGSLVSEVGGYDYVEFVGTGTVATAVLFSSAFPAMFGTFVKREFQRTYDAILAAPVDAEELVTAEAVWIAARAGTYGCVPMLVAVVFGLDPSFGMLVVPFVAAVAGFGWACFGILVAALAKAIENFNYVVSAVLTPLFLVAGTFFPIDELPEWARVLANVNPLHHCVELVRHCVFGFEGWEDLAHAGVLLLFAFGVWRLAVVKTEQRLVV encoded by the coding sequence GTGAGGGGCCGGCTCCAGCGCGCCGCGCTCACGGGCGTGCTCGTGCGCGAGGTCATGAACTTCTCGTCCTACTGGCGGGCGACGACGTTCTCGTCGACAGTCGAGCCCACCGTCTACCTGCTCGCGTTCGGCTTCGGCTTCGGCTCGCTGGTCAGCGAGGTCGGCGGCTACGACTACGTCGAGTTCGTCGGGACGGGCACGGTCGCCACGGCGGTGCTGTTCTCGAGCGCGTTCCCCGCGATGTTCGGGACGTTCGTCAAGCGCGAGTTCCAGCGCACCTACGACGCGATCCTCGCCGCGCCCGTCGACGCCGAGGAGCTCGTGACCGCCGAGGCGGTGTGGATCGCCGCGCGGGCCGGCACCTACGGCTGCGTGCCGATGCTCGTGGCGGTCGTCTTCGGCCTGGACCCGTCCTTCGGGATGCTCGTCGTCCCGTTCGTGGCGGCGGTCGCCGGCTTCGGCTGGGCGTGCTTCGGCATCCTCGTCGCGGCGCTGGCCAAGGCGATCGAGAACTTCAACTACGTCGTGAGCGCGGTGCTCACGCCGCTGTTCCTCGTCGCGGGCACGTTCTTCCCGATCGACGAGCTGCCGGAGTGGGCGCGGGTGCTGGCCAACGTCAACCCGCTGCACCACTGCGTCGAGCTCGTGCGCCACTGCGTCTTCGGCTTCGAGGGCTGGGAGGACCTGGCCCACGCCGGCGTCCTGCTCCTCTTCGCCTTCGGCGTGTGGCGGCTGGCGGTGGTGAAGACCGAGCAGCGGCTGGTGGTCTAG